In Drosophila yakuba strain Tai18E2 chromosome 2R, Prin_Dyak_Tai18E2_2.1, whole genome shotgun sequence, a single genomic region encodes these proteins:
- the LOC6530822 gene encoding casein kinase II subunit beta', with translation MTDSDETSWIHWFCKQRGNEFFCEVDEDYIHDKFNLNFLDSNVTNYRCALEVILDLNSGSASDAPAEPELEASAEKLYGLIHARFILTNRGIELMLEKYNKGEFGTCPRAFCQGQPVLPIGLSDNPGEDMVRIYCPKCNDVYIPKAARHSNLDGAFFGSGFPHMLFMVNPDARPRRTKQKFVPRLYGFKIHQMAYRTLAEIQKDMTPIGEIDTPSHN, from the exons ATGACCGATTCGGATGAGACTTCCTGGATTCATTGGTTTTGCAAGCAGCGTGGCAACGAGTTTTTTTGCGAGGTGGATGAGGACTACATCCATGACAAGTTCAACCTCAACTTTCTCGATTCGAACGTGACCAACTACAGATGTGCCTTGGAGGTGATCCTTGATCTCAACTCGGGCTCAGCCTCGGACGCCCCTGCTGAACCAGAACTGGAGGCCAGTGCAGAGAAACTATATGGTTTGATCCATGCTCGCTTCATCTTAACCAACCGGGGCATCGAACTGATGCTGGAGAAGTACAACAAGGGAGAGTTTGGGACGTGTCCACGCGCCTTCTGCCAGGGTCAGCCGGTGCTGCCCATTGGGTTGAGCGATAATCCCGGCGAGGATATGGTCCGCATCTACTGCCCGAAGTGCAATGATGTTTACATTCCCAAGGCGGCGAGACACTCCAATTTAGATGGAGCCTTCTTTGGCAGCGGATTCCCGCATATGCTCTTCATGGTGAATCCGGATGCAAGGCCAAGGCGGACCAAGCAGAAGTTTGTGCCCAG GCTTTATGGTTTCAAGATCCACCAGATGGCCTACCGAACTCTGGCTGAGATCCAAAAAGATATGACGCCAATAGGAGAAATCGATACCCCATCGCACAACTGA
- the LOC6530821 gene encoding pro-resilin has product MKAFTSIALLVCLAAWTQAEPPVPQNQYLPPNQSPQAPSNNYLPPTQGFQSPSNNYLPPQRTGGNGGAPSNSYGAPIAPPQGQYGAPALTGAIFKGGNGNGGYGGGNGNGNGYGQRDEEQYGPAKYEFKYDVQDYESGNDFGHMESRDGDLAVGRYYVLLPDGRKQIVEYEADQNGYRPTIRYEQVGNGNGNGNGNGRNGGGYDSNAQQGKFNGY; this is encoded by the coding sequence GCCTTTACGTCGATTGCGCTGCTCGTGTGCCTGGCTGCCTGGACCCAAGCGGAACCACCAGTGCCCCAGAACCAGTACCTGCCCCCCAACCAATCGCCCCAGGCGCCGTCCAACAACTACCTGCCGCCCACGCAGGGCTTCCAGTCGCCGTCGAACAACTACTTGCCTCCCCAGCGGACCGGCGGCAATGGTGGAGCGCCCAGCAACAGCTACGGCGCCCCCATCGCCCCTCCCCAGGGTCAATATGGTGCTCCTGCGCTGACTGGTGCAATCTTCAAGGGCGGCAACGGAAACGGCGGCTATGGCGGCGGTAACGGTAACGGCAACGGCTACGGACAGCGGGATGAGGAGCAGTACGGACCGGCCAAGTACGAGTTCAAATACGACGTGCAGGACTACGAGTCGGGCAATGACTTCGGACACATGGAGTCCCGCGATGGCGATCTCGCCGTTGGCCGCTACTACGTCCTGCTGCCCGATGGTCGCAAACAGATTGTGGAGTACGAGGCCGACCAGAATGGATACCGCCCAACCATCCGGTACGAGCAGGTCGGCAATggcaacggaaacggaaacggcaACGGTCGCAACGGTGGCGGTTACGATAGCAACGCACAGCAGGGCAAGTTCAACGGCTATTAA
- the LOC6530823 gene encoding uncharacterized protein LOC6530823, which yields MEQMQSNWCQTNKFILLLPIMAIVRAEVVSTGGRRAPYAPAGWHPQIPFNLPNESVFPIQSSQGVEITKARVDQFDPVERPQPNYIPLNKLDIPKEEILPTTRPSNQYGPPDPKFKIIYPDDEEPVTSADSEDNKQPKIRQGRYFVISQDNKLQRVTFSSQQNENADDFTAQLTYSTVGQLKDPVYRYNSQGQLERVLK from the exons ATGGAACAGATGCAGTCCAATTGGTGTCAGACGAACAAG TTTATACTATTATTGCCAATTATGGCCATTGTACGAGCTGAAGTAGTTTCCACTGGTGGACGCAGAGCACCGTATGCTCCAGCTGGGTGGCATCCGCAGATTCCGTTCAACTTACCCAACGAGTCCGTGTTTCCCATCCAGTCAAGTCAAGGAGTAGAAATCACAAAGGCCCGAGTGGACCAGTTCGATCCAGTGGAAAGGCCACAGCCAAATTATATTCCTCTGAATAAACTGGATATACCCAAGGAAGAGATACTTCCCACCACCCGACCGTCCAACCAGTACGGTCCGCCAGatccaaaatttaaaatcatttatcCCGACGATGAGGAGCCAGTTACTTCAGCAGATAGCGAAGACAATAAGCAGCCCAAAATCAGACAGGGACGATACTTCGTTATTTCGCAGGACAATAAACTACAAAGAGTTACTTTCAGCTCGCAGCAAAACGAGAATGCAGATGATTTTACGGCTCAATTGACTTACTCCACTGTGGGACAGCTCAAGGATCCTGTATATCGATACAACAGCCAGGGTCAACTGGAGAGGGTCCTGAAGTAG
- the LOC6530824 gene encoding VWFA and cache domain-containing protein CG16868 produces the protein MWPHCHLNAVLLILAVLAFPTSSQHVPLAMANSTSNQQVPTDPGFMPLQQSPGSVFFVHHNQQNAMQLRHSMEGKLRNIRNTELRVAKIQEIFDSMHFSSANGAPNSRQPPSNDSSLPNPQLQRDLQLFSSRLSKKLQKATYVVLELRELLRYNLTKVWQYSYDDEDEESESEMDLEMELEDLHASNTASPADEHMQLYLNTQIESCQPDYETDFEYGSSSTQSIHYNRQQIQILNYLKSDDARATFLNENNARSLAVNGYISNQLVLLKRRLSRSDAENSNSKPISGNHFKHIYFLSNSDGASASLHFRQLYVSAIKQKFVLFLIDVGSALTAELFDLSKSFVHEMLTLLEDTDKVSLVTVSSEANFMSLDAFPAEAGHGIYSATRAHKEEIISYINNLSRAQAFTNHSLGFEYSFELLHRLQQSGMINTAEQPVEFVYITRGLLSNLSDAMAVLRVVAGGQRRLRAPVIINTCAVVLDEKRIMYEKQFLNDVATQNYTKYEIDVASWWPSGQEASQLVGRFYVLSKMHAETSLPQTSSRIFGPLFQERYLSDTLEVHPPVVDADSGDVLVSITHAVPPYGVVGVNLYLSDLLEDLLNYPSTTSSAKQGLGYAFLLDRSTGNTLAHPAFPRPLIQRETSYPVNIAYLENATDFSSHIRDRLLREESGNVTTDVYVGRQRLQRTYHWQSVLGFYVLCLVSSGGDPLRNVSSTQRYNLKDTVSNYEPGYYGESMDLLYHRLDLNQGGSAPPKTCRYFRQIATMDAPTLFLSAAAFESPFGFLHNNRPRTQLRHVESIMAYLRDSSGLLANMGLRPSIRHEVSVLYQAMQQLRRRHQDARGSLRSHVIRRYIASVSGVLQLFPGCLLSSSYDPTRRPWFRQAMAQPGKIVSTAPYLDAGGAGYIITIAHTIFEGKAHALHSAQQDRPVAVVALDVPYAFYYRLILEGTPICQLPHIKCLLFEHEGYLLAHPSMMQPATLTKNQRRPHEHLTHKESYLANDMLNHGQLVRKLGCASYQNRTLQRYYAFNTSLSSILGNVVHGERTKYAIALIRGSNLFAAVLNSSCDGGAFCPCSTIDRECLNCKRMDQTDCECPCECPMVGDSTSPSSLMYLANYTRQFPYCPPPSEHFIALPPTTQLLSALPNCPGSAGICETYSTQRECLGVMGCEWCQLDVDGNSFSTAFCSSQASCFNGVLASLTPYGELDEMELLAAHNPQREQHAYSAFGPLGGAIVVLVMVIGFAIYCYRHNLDAQTQEHFYVDSVQEENYGLPLSRFNFDDCKAHDEPPLGGGYDHASAQRQLMHAADISPYHVSSGSSYRRPPNGESDHGYSTMTPHEDSSDQQCFTLAEPLLLHDKRHSKSDTMSISTSISSPTNRQQSSSQPNTHPYLSNQPTSKTERYKQVQATPSPCRGPPAGGVYGQTTLPLEADESRPHYILAPVTVHRHMETAES, from the exons ATGTGGCCCCACTGCCACCTAAACGCCGTGCTGCTCATCCTGGCAGTGCTGGCGTTCCCCACTAGCAGTCAACATGTTCCTCTGGCCATGGCCAACTCAACTAGCAACCAACAAGTGCCTACGGATCCCGGCTTCATGCCCCTGCAACAGTCGCCGGGAAGCGTCTTCTTTGTGCACCACAACCAGCAGAATGCCATGCAGCTGCGACACAGCATGGAGGGCAAGCTGCGGAACATTCGCAATACGGAGCTGAGGGTGGCCAAGATCCAG GAAATCTTTGACTCGATGCACTTTAGCAGCGCCAACGGAGCTCCTAACTCGCGTCAACCTCCCAGCAACGATAGCAGTTTGCCCAATCCCCAGCTGCAGCGGGATTTGCAATTATTCAGCAGTCGTCTGAGCAAAAAACTGCAGAAAGCAACTTACGTGGTGTTGGAACTGCGCGAACTCCTGCGCTATAACCTCACCAAGGTGTGGCAATACAGCTacgacgacgaggatgaggagtCGGAGAGCGAAATGGATCTAGAGATGGAGCTGGAAGATCTACATGCCAGCAACACGGCTTCACCAGCCGATGAGCATATGCAGCTCTACTTGAACACCCAAATAGAGAGCTGCCAGCCTGACTACGAAACGGATTTTGAGTACGGCTCCTCGTCGACCCAATCAATTCACTACAACAGGCAGCAGATCCAAATCCTAAACTATCTTAAGTCAGATGATGCACGCGCTACCTTCTTAAATGAGAACAATGCCCGTTCCTTGGCTGTCAATGGCTACATATCGAATCAACTAGTTCTACTCAAGCGCAGGCTCAGCCGCAGCGATGCGGAAAACTCGAATAGCAAGCCAATTAGCGGCAACCactttaaacatatatatttcctaTCCAATTCGGATGGAGCCTCTGCCAGCCTTCACTTTCGTCAGCTCTACGTGTCGGCTATTAAGCAAAAATTTGTACTCTTTCTCATCGACGTTGGATCAGCTCTAACCGCGGAGTTATTTGACCTCTCAAAAAGCTTTG tTCACGAAATGCTCACACTGCTGGAGGATACGGATAAAGTTTCACTGGTGACGGTTTCGAGTGAGGCAAATTTTATGTCCCTAGACGCCTTTCCCGCCGAGGCTGGCCACGGAATTTACAGTGCCACTCGTGCGCACAAGGAGGAAATAATTAGCTACATTAACAACTTGAGCAGGGCGCAAGCTTTTACAAACCACTCCTTAGGATTTGAGTACTCCTTTGAGCTGCTTCATCGCCTGCAACAGTCGGGAATGATAAACACGGCAGAGCAACCAGTGGAATTCGTTTACATTACTCGTGGTCTTCTGAGCAACTTATCTGATGCGATGGCCGTACTGCGAGTAGTGGCCGGTGGTCAAAGACGACTTAGGGCTCCAGTGATCATTAACACATGCGCGGTGGTGCTCGATGAAAAGCGGATTATGTACGAAAAGCAATTTCTTAACGATGTGGCCACTCAGAACTACACCAAGTACGAGATCGATGTGGCCAGCTGGTGGCCCAGTGGACAGGAGGCGTCCCAGTTGGTTGGACGCTTCTATGTGCTTAGCAAAATGCACGCGGAGACGTCGTTACCCCAAACGAGTTCTCGGATCTTTGGACCGCTCTTTCAGGAGCGATATTTGAGCGATACGCTGGAAGTTCATCCGCCAGTTGTGGACGCAGACAGCGGAG ATGTTCTTGTCTCCATCACGCATGCGGTTCCTCCCTACGGTGTTGTAGGCGTAAACTTGTACCTGTCGGATCTGCTCGAGGATCTACTCAACTACCCCAGTACTACATCCAGTGCCAAACAGGGCCTAGGCTATGCCTTTCTACTCGATCGCTCGACGGGAAATACGCTAGCGCATCCGGCTTTTCCGCGACCGCTCATTCAGCGCGAGACCTCTTATCCCGTAAACATCGCTTATCTGGAAAACGCCACGGATTTTTCCAGTCATATACGCGACCGTCTTCTACGCGAGGAGAGCGGTAATGTCACTACGGATGTCTATGTGGGCAGACAGCGACTCCAGCGTACCTACCACTGGCAATCCGTGTTGGGATTTTACGTACTGTGCCTGGTAAGCAGTGGGGGCGACCCTCTGCGCAATGTTTCCTCCACGCAACGATATAACCTGAAGGACACCGTGTCCAACTACGAGCCCGGTTACTACGGTGAGAGCATGGACCTACTCTATCATCGCCTGGACTTAAATCAGGGCGGCAGTGCCCCGCCCAAAACCTGTCGCTACTTCAGACAAATAGCCACAATGG ATGCTCCCACTCTGTTCCTGAGTGCGGCCGCATTCGAGTCTCCGTTCGGATTCCTTCACAACAACAGGCCTCGAACGCAGCTGCGGCATGTGGAGTCTATAATGGCCTATCTTCGCGACTCCAGTGGCCTGCTGGCCAACATGGGGCTGCGTCCCAGCATTCGGCACGAGGTGAGTGTTCTGTACCAGGCGATGCAGCAGTTGAGACGCCGGCACCAGGATGCGAGGGGATCACTGCGTAGCCATGTCATTCGACGGTACATCGCCAGTGTGAGTGGAGTGCTGCAATTGTTCCCAGGTTGCTTGCTCAGCAGCAGCTACGATCCAACACGGCGGCCATGGTTTCGACAGGCAATGGCGCAGCCGGGAAAGATTGTTAGCACAGCTCCGTATCTGGATGCCGGTGGAGCTGGATACATAATCACCATTGCGCACACCATCTTCGAAGGCAAGGCCCATGCGCTGCACTCTGCCCAGCAGGACAGACCAGTGGCAGTGGTGGCCCTGGACGTTCCATATGCCTTCTACTATCGCCTGATCCTGGAGGGCACTCCAATCTGCCAGCTGCCGCACATAAAGTGCCTGCTGTTCGAGCACGAAGGCTATTTGTTGGCCCACCCGAGTATGATGCAGCCCGCAACACTTACGAAAAATCAACGGCGTCCACACGAGCACCTCACCCACAAGGAATCGTATTTGGCCAACGACATGTTGAACCACGGCCAGTTGGTGCGAAAACTCGGGTGCGCCAGCTACCAAAATCGCACTCTGCAGCGCTACTACGCCTTTAACACCTCTCTGTCCAGCATCCTGGGCAACGTTGTGCACGGCGAGCGAACCAAGTACGCGATTGCTCTGATCCGCGGTAGCAATCTATTCGCAGCCGTCCTAAACTCCAGCTGCGATGGCGGCGCCTTTTGTCCGTGCAGCACCATCGATAGGGAGTGTCTCAACTGCAAGCGGATGGACCAAACGGACTGTGAGTGTCCATGCGAGTGCCCAATGGTGGGCGACAGCACCTCGCCTTCGTCTCTCATGTACTTAGCCAACTACACGCGCCAGTTCCCGTACTGCCCGCCACCAAGTGAACATTTTATTGCACTTCCGCCGACCACCCAGCTGCTCAGTGCACTGCCGAATTGTCCCGGTTCCGCTGGCATATGTGAAACGTACTCCACTCAACGGGAATGCCTCGGAGTGATGGGCTGCGAATGGTGCCAGCTGGATGTGGACGGCAATAGTTTTTCGACCGCCTTCTGCTCGTCGCAGGCGAGCTGCTTCAACGGAGTTCTGGCCTCCCTGACGCCCTACGGCGAGCTGGACGAGATGGAACTGCTGGCCGCCCACAACCCGCAGAGAGAGCAGCACGCTTACTCTGCATTTGGTCCGCTGGGAGGAGCGATTGTGGTCCTTGTAATGGTGATTGGCTTTGCCATCTACTGCTACAGACACAATCTGGATGCGCAGACGCAGGAGCACTTCTATGTGGATTCGGTGCAGGAAGAAAACTATGGCTTGCCGCTGTCCAGGTTCAACTTTGACGATTGCAAAGCACATGACGAGCCGCCTCTTGGTGGCGGCTACGACCACGCATCTGCACAGCGGCAGCTGATGCATGCGGCGGATATTTCGCCCTATCACGTATCCAGCGGCAGTAGCTATCGCAGGCCACCCAACGGGGAGTCGGATCACGGCTACAGCACAATGACGCCGCACGAGGACAGTTCCGACCAGCAGTGCTTCACGCTGGCAGAACCTTTGCTGCTGCACGACAAGCGGCACAGCAAGTCGGACACCATgtccatatccacatccatatcgAGTCCCACGAATCGCCAGCAGTCGTCCTCCCAGCCAAACACACATCCCTATTTGAGCAATCAGCCGACCTCAAAGACGGAGCGCTACAAGCAGGTGCAGGCCACGCCATCGCCATGTCGCGGACCGCCAGCTGGTGGTGTTTACGGGCAGACGACGTTGCCCCTCGAGGCGGATGAGTCCCGGCCACACTACATCCTGGCACCAGTGACGGTGCACCGGCACATGGAAACTGCCGAATCGTAG
- the LOC6530825 gene encoding phosphate carrier protein, mitochondrial yields MFKSLFDAAQNSTFKSPFTSVNCQAAPPTSAPTSSAVVTPTLRDVAPRQLTPNHRIAAAAVAEGDSCEFGSNHYFLLCGLGGIISCGSTHTMVVPLDLVKCRLQVDPAKYKSVFTGFRISLAEEGVRGLAKGWAPTFIGYSMQGLCKFGLYEVFKKVYGDAIGEENAFLYRTGLYLAASASAEFFADIALAPMEAAKVKIQTTPGFAKTLREALPKMTAQEGVAAFYKGLVPLWMRQIPYTMMKFACFERTLELLYKYVVPKPRADCTKGEQLVVTFAAGYIAGVFCAIVSHPADTVVSKLNQAKGASALDVAKQLGWSGLWGGLVPRIVMIGTLTAAQWFIYDAVKVFLRMPRPPPPEMPESLKKKLGVTGEQ; encoded by the exons ATGTTCAAGTCCCTGTTCGATGCCGCGCAGAACTCAACGTTCAAGTCGCCATTCACCAGCGTCAACTGCCAGGCAGCCCCGCCCACTTCCGCCCCCACTTCCTCCGCGGTGGTGACCCCCACGCTCAGGGATGTTGCTCCTCGCCAGCTGACTCCAAACCACAGGatcgctgccgctgctgtcgCCGAGGGTG ACTCCTGCGAATTCGGCTCGAACCACTACTTCCTGCTGTGCGGCCTGGGCGGCATCATCTCGTGCGGCTCCACACACACCATGGTGGTGCCCCTGGATTTGGTCAAGTGCCGCCTGCAGGTGGACCCGGCCAAGTACAAGAGCGTGTTCACCGGTTTCCGCATCAGCTTGGCAGAGGAGGGCGTCCGCGGACTGGCCAAGGGATGGGCACCCACCTTCATCGGCTACTCGATGCAGGGTCTGTGCAAGTTCGGCCTGTACGAGGTCTTCAAGAAGGTGTACGGCGATGCCATCGGCGAGGAGAACGCATTCCTCTACAGAACCGGACTCTATCTGGCCGCCTCGGCCTCCGCCGAGTTCTTCGCCGACATCGCCCTGGCGCCTATGGAGGCGGCCAAGGTCAAGATCCAGACCACGCCCGGTTTCGCTAAGACATTGCGCGAGGCGCTGCCCAAGATGACCGCCCAGGAGGGCGTGGCCGCCTTCTACAAGGGCCTGGTGCCGCTGTGGATGCGCCAGATCCCCTACACCATGATGAAGTTCGCCTGCTTCGAGCGGACGCTGGAGCTGCTGTACAAGTATGTGGTGCCCAAGCCGCGTGCCGATTGCACCAAGGGTGAGCAGCTGGTGGTGACCTTCGCCGCCGGCTACATTGCCGGCGTGTTCTGCGCCATCGTCTCGCATCCGGCGGACACAGTGGTGTCCAAGCTGAACCAGGCCAAGGGCGCCTCCGCCCTGGATGTGGCTAAGCAGCTGGGTTGGTCTG GATTGTGGGGCGGTTTGGTGCCCAGGATCGTGATGATCGGCACATTGACCGCCGCCCAGTGGTTCATCTACGATGCCGTCAAGGTGTTCCTGcgcatgccacgcccaccaccaccagaaATGCCCGAGTCCCTCAAGAAGAAGCTGGGCGTGACTGGCGAGCAGTAA
- the LOC6530826 gene encoding ATP-dependent RNA helicase DDX24 yields MVQNKQKTAKPPKLKDVAKEPALSKAENWQKVKIKGHVISDDCGGYEGLIGLEVLKDYDASLVKSSQKRTTSRKADRERKPKTKKRKVSKGGEEESSESSSESESEDEVAVAARTSRKARLAERHAQKMQKLREKREKRKELRKQKKSKGQENEDDNSEDSSDEHAADRFALLRPPPSDAEEEVAEAEDSSDEEAPELVPISTSEAEDVSAWNGLGVPASILRALGEQGFKAPTQIQALTLPAAIHGKKDILGAAETGSGKTLAFGIPMLAGIMELKQRNIRSGIRKAPKVKGQQPEPAADEHELTPPPEELDHVSGASDEESDAEEQAQRIQTPLYGLVLTPTRELAVQVKNHLVAAAKYTGIRVAAIFGGLAVAKQERVLRQCPDIVVATPGRLWELYAQGNRHLGKIEDVSFLVIDETDRMVEKGHFEELRSLLKVLNSDEQKKHQRQNFVYSATLTLVHDLPDHMQKRNVGKRPKFVKQTVDQKIESLIEELGISQPKIVDITSSQQTAQTLTESRLLCPIDHKDYHLYYFIQRHPGRTIVFCNSIDCVKRLATLFGLLDCNPLPLHANMIQKQRLKNLERFRDSPTGLLIATDVAARGLDIPNVEHVIHYQVPRTSENYVHRSGRTARANKHGITVMFMEPGEVKSYVKLYKTLERTEDLPLFPISERFLGAVRERVNLARDLDKEELKLKRVQSERGWMKKHAEEMDMIIDGYNDESGSEPDEDPFVIERRRNRLRVETVRAQLNALLAQPIFPRGFSFKYPNSQAAQLATSHTQSAVETMKAAIEDQKQAKKDRNKRKRNA; encoded by the exons ATGGTGCAGAATAAGCAGAAAACAGCGAAGCCACCAAAGCTAAAAGACGTCGCCAAGGAGCCTGCACTTTCGAAGGCGGAGAACTGGCAAAAGGTGAAAATCAAGGGCCACGTGATATCCGACGATTGTGGCGGCTACGAGGGATTAATTGGCCTGGAGGTGCTCAAGGACTACGATGCATCGCTGGTAAAGTCCTCGCAGAAGAGGACCACATCCCGGAAAGCCGACAGAGAGCGCAAACCGAAGACCAAGAAGAGGAAGGTATCGAAGGGCGGCGAGGAAGAATCCAGCGAGAGTTCCAGCGAATCCGAGAGCGAGGATGAAGTGGCCGTCGCTGCCAGGACCAGTAGGAAAGCTCGTCTGGCCGAGCGTCATGCGCAAAAGATGCAAAAACTACGGGAGAAACGGGAAAAGCGTAAGGAGCTGCGTAAACAAAAGAAGTCAAAGGGACAGGAAAACGAAGACGACAACAGTGAGGATTCCAGTGATGAACACGCGGCAGATCGCTTCGCTCTACTCCGGCCACCACCATCGGACGCTGAAGAAGAAGTGGCCGAGGCGGAGGATTCCAGCGACGAAGAAGCACCTGAATTAGTGCCAATCTCCACGAGCGAGGCCGAAGATGTTTCCGCCTGGAACGGCCTGGGCGTTCCCGCGTCCATTCTGCGTGCCCTCGGCGAGCAAGGCTTCAAGGCGCCCACCCAAATCCAGGCACTGACTCTGCCGGCTGCAATCCACGGCAAAAAGGACATCCTTGGAGCAGCGGAAACGGGCAGCGGCAAGACCCTGGCCTTTGGCATACCCATGCTGGCCGGCATCATGGAGCTAAAGCAAAGGAACATTCGTTCTGGCATACGCAAGGCGCCCAAGGTGAAGGGGCAGCAGCCGGAGCCAGCGGCAGATGAGCACGAGCTAACGCCGCCGCCGGAGGAACTGGATCATGTTTCGGGTGCCAGTGATGAGGAGAGTGATGCGGAGGAGCAAGCCCAGCGCATCCAGACACCGCTGTACGGTCTGGTTCTCACACCCACCAGGGAGTTGGCCGTGCAGGTCAAGAATCACCTGGTGGCCGCTGCCAAGTATACGGGCATTCGAGTAGCAGCCATCTTCGGCGGTCTAGCAGTTGCGAAACAAGAGCGCGTACTTCGCCAGTGTCCGGACATCGTGGTGGCCACACCTGGTCGCCTCTGGGAACTGTACGCCCAGGGTAATCGCCATTTGGGCAAGATCGAGGATGTCAGTTTCCTGGTCATCGACGAAACGGATCGCATGGTGGAGAAGGGACACTTCGAGGAGCTGCGCAGTCTGCTCAAAGTTCTCAATTCGGACGAGCAGAAGAAGCATCAGCGCCAAAACTTTGTTTACTCCGCCACTCTGACGTTGGTTCACGATCTTCCCGATCACATGCAAA AGCGCAATGTGGGTAAGCGGCCGAAGTTTGTGAAACAGACAGTGGATCAGAAAATTGAAAGTCTTATTGAGGAGTTGGGCATCTCCCAGCCGAAGATTGTCGATATAACCAGCTCCCAGC AAACCGCACAAACATTGACCGAGAGCCGTCTGCTTTGCCCCATCGATCACAAGGACTACCATCTGTACTACTTCATTCAGCGCCACCCAGGACGCACCATTGTTTTTTGCAATTCCATCGACTGCGTCAAACGACTTGCCACGCTCTTCGGCCTGCTGGACTGCAATCCCCTGCCCCTGCATGCCAACATGATCCAGAAGCAGCGTCTGAAGAACCTGGAGCGATTCCGTGACAGTCCCACTGGCTTGCTGATTGCCACTGATGTGGCTGCACGCGGCCTGGACATACCGAATGTGGAGCATGTGATCCACTACCAAGTGCCGCGCACAAGTGAGAACTACGTCCACAGATCGGGACGCACAGCACGAGCGAATAAGCACGGAATAACAGTCATGTTTATGGAGCCGGGGGAGGTCAAGAGCTATGTGAAGCTGTACAAAACCTTGGAGAGAA CTGAGGATTTGCCGCTGTTTCCTATCTCGGAGCGCTTCCTGGGAGCAGTCCGCGAGCGTGTGAATCTGGCGCGCGATCTGGACAAGGAAGAACTAAAGCTAAAGCGCGTGCAGAGTGAGCGTGGCTGGATGAAGAAGCACGCTGAGGAAATGGACATGATCATTGATGGCTACAATGACGAATC TGGCAGCGAGCCGGATGAGGATCCATTCGTGATAGAGCGACGTCGCAATCGGCTGCGCGTGGAGACAGTCAGAGCCCAGCTTAATGCGCTCCTGGCACAGCCCATCTTCCCCAGAGGCTTCAGCTTCAAGTATCCCAACAGCCAGGCGGCCCAATTGGCCACGAGTCACACGCAGAGTGCCGTGGAGACCATGAAGGCGGCCATAGAAGATCAGAAGCAGGCCAAAAAGGATCGCAACAAACGAAAAAGGAATGCCTAA